In Myxocyprinus asiaticus isolate MX2 ecotype Aquarium Trade chromosome 16, UBuf_Myxa_2, whole genome shotgun sequence, a single window of DNA contains:
- the LOC127454202 gene encoding G protein-activated inward rectifier potassium channel 4-like, producing the protein MSSFKGKDVEKQGIKLPKKWVDHNDKIPTDRTMVVGGVVRGGDSYNPAGGPLKKRRQRYVEKDGKCNVHHGNVRETYRYLTDIFTTLVDLKWRFNLLVFTLVYTTTWVFFGLIWWLIAYVRGDLDHADDNDWIPCVNNLNGFVSAFLFSIETETTIGYGYRVITDKCPEGIILLLVQAILGSIVNAFMVGCMFVKISQPKKRAETLMFSNTAVISIRDSKLCLMFRVGDLRNSHIVEASIRTKLIRSKQTKEGEFIPLNQTDINVGFDTGDDRLFLVSPLIICHEINENSPFWEISQEQLAREEFEIVVILEGMVEATGMTCQARSSYLNSEVLWGERFTPVLSLEEGFYEVDYDTFHHTYPTPTPSCSARELAELAKKGEAIPLPPISPPATLGEPVHPEEMPDEGKLEGEAAAAAAEETVSNGDVNRMECGHEE; encoded by the exons ATGAGTAGTTTCAAAGGGAAGGATGTGGAAAAACAGGGCATCAAGCTGCCAAAAAAATGGGTTGATCATAATGACAAA ATCCCCACAGACCGCACGATGGTTGTTGGGGGAGTCGTGAGAGGAGGAGACTCCTACAATCCTGCAGGAGGACCTTTGAAGAAACGGCGCCAGCGCTATGTGGAGAAGGACGGGAAGTGCAACGTCCACCATGGAAATGTGCGTGAAACCTACCGTTACCTAACGGACATCTTTACCACACTTGTGGACTTAAAGTGGCGTTTCAATCTTTTGGTGTTTACACTCGTCTACACCACCACATGGGTGTTCTTTGGTCTCATTTGGTGGCTCATCGCCTATGTGCGTGGAGACCTGGACCATGCTGACGACAATGACTGGATACCTTGCGTAAATAACCTCAATGGGTTTGTCTCAGCTTTCCTTTTCTCAATTGAGACGGAAACCACTATTGGTTATGGGTACCGTGTCATTACAGACAAATGTCCTGAGGGTATCATCCTTCTTCTGGTGCAAGCCATCTTGGgctctattgtcaatgccttcaTGGTGGGCTGTATGTTTGTTAAGATCTCACAGCCAAAGAAGCGTGCTGAAACGCTTATGTTCTCCAACACAGCTGTGATTTCAATACGGGACAGCAAACTGTGTTTGATGTTCCGTGTCGGTGACTTGCGTAACTCGCACATTGTGGAGGCCTCCATTAGAACCAAGCTGATCCGCTCTAAGCAGACCAAGGAAGGAGAGTTCATCCCTCTAAACCAGACGGACATCAATGTAGGGTTTGACACAGGGGACGATCGGCTGTTCCTGGTGTCACCTCTGATCATTTGTCATGAGATTAATGAAAACAGCCCCTTCTGGGAGATCTCTCAAGAGCAACTGGCACGAGAGGAGTTTGAAATAGTCGTCATCTTGGAAGGAATGGTGGAGGCCACAG GAATGACATGTCAAGCCCGCAGCTCGTACCTCAACTCAGAGGTGCTTTGGGGAGAGCGCTTCACCCCTGTGCTCTCATTGGAAGAGGGATTTTACGAGGTGGATTATGACACTTTCCACCACACCTACCCCACCCCAACCCCGTCCTGCTCCGCACGGGAACTAGCAGAACTGGCAAAGAAAGGGGAAGCTATCCCCCTGCCTCCTATTTCACCCCCAGCCACCCTGGGAGAGCCTGTACACCCAGAGGAGATGCCTGATGAAGGTAAACTGGAAGGAGAAGCAGCAGCAGCTGCTGCAGAAGAGACTGTTAGCAATGGTGATGTGAACAGAATGGAATGTGGACATGAAGAATGA
- the LOC127454208 gene encoding rRNA 2'-O-methyltransferase fibrillarin-like: MKPGFSPRGGGGGFRGGFGGRGRGGGDRGGRGGDRGGRGGFRGGRGGGGGFRSPDGGSGEGGFRGRGFGRGTPRGRGGRGAGGGRGGFRGGRRVTVEPHRHEGVFICRGKEDALVTKNMVIGESVYGEKRVSVEEGETKIEYRAWNPFRSKLAAAILGGIDQIHIKPGAKVMYLGAASGTTVSHVSDIVGPDGLVYAVEFSHRSGRDLLNVAKKRTNIIPIIEDARHPHKYRMLVGMVDVIFADVAQPDQTRIVALNAHNFLKNGGHFVISIKANCIDSTAAPEAVFASEVKKMSAENMKPQEQLTLEPYERDHAVVVGIYRPAPKQKK; this comes from the exons ATGAAACCAG GATTCAGTCCGAGAGGTGGTGGCGGCGGTTTTAGAGGGGGCTTCGGGGGCAGAGGCCGTGGAGGAGGAGACCGGGGTGGAAGAGGAGGAGACCGGGGTGGAAGAGGAGGATTCCGTGGAGGTCGAGGTGGTG GTGGAGGGTTCAGATCCCCTGATGGTGGCAGTGGTGAAGGGGGCTTCCGTGGGCGAGGGTTCGGCCGTGGGACTCCCAGAGGCCGTGGAGGAAGAGGAGCAGGAGGGGGACGAGGAGGATTCAGGGGGGGCAGAAGGGTGACTGTAGAGCCTCACAGACATGAAG gagtttTTATCTGCCGCGGTAAGGAAGACGCCCTGGTCACAAAGAACATGGTGATTGGAGAGTCTGTGTATGGAGAGAAAAGAGTAAGCGTTGAG GAaggagaaacaaagattgagtACAGAGCATGGAACCCTTTCCGCTCAAAGCTGGCTGCAGCAATTTTAGGAGGTATAGACCAGATACACATCAAGCCAGGAGCAAAAGTCATGTACTTGGGAGCCGCATCAGGGACTACTGTATCCCACGTCTCTGATATTGTTGGGCCG GATGGGCTGGTGTACGCTGTCGAGTTCTCCCACAGATCAGGCAGAGACTTGCTGAATGTGGCAAAGAAAAGAACCAACATTATTCCCATCATTGAAGATGCACGACACCCACACAAGTATCGCATGCTTGTTG GTATGGTGGATGTCATCTTTGCTGATGTTGCTCAGCCTGACCAAACCAGAATTGTTGCCCTGAATGCACACAACTTTCTGAAGAATGGAGGCCATTTCGTAATTTCCATTAAG GCAAACTGCATTGATTCAACAGCAGCACCGGAGGCAGTGTTTGCATCGGAGGTTAAGAAGATGagtgcagagaacatgaaaccCCAGGAGCAGCTGACACTTGAGCCATATGAGAGAGACCATGCAGTTGTTGTGGGAATATACAG ACCAGCACCCAAGCAAAAGAAATGA